Proteins encoded by one window of candidate division TA06 bacterium:
- a CDS encoding citrate transporter has product MNPKIISLAVFIAAYLLFMVFLKKRTLVAVGASLLLVLLGALSAKQAFFFVNWNVMGIFVGTLFLTDIFLESRVPAFLAEHIVNRSPSIAWAIIAICALSGFISAFVENVATVLIVAPIALALAKRLNINPVNMLVAIAISSNLQGTATLIGDPPSMLLGGYAKMNFFDFFFYRGKPSIFFAVELGALASLPVLYYVFRKHTQKTVLVAEEKVLSWIPTIMLTAMIVALALSSFFDAGFSFLAGIICMAFGMAAFCWDVLWKKASAWQKIKSLDWDTTAFLMAVFVLVGGLIANGWIETISGCLAGLVGGNIFLGFFALVFLSVLISAFVDNVPYLAAMLPVAISLSKSLNLEPSLLLFGLLIGASLGGNITPIGASANIVACGILKKEGYHVSFPGFVKVGLPFTLAAVAAASVFVWLVWR; this is encoded by the coding sequence ATGAATCCAAAAATCATATCCCTGGCCGTTTTTATTGCGGCCTATTTGCTGTTTATGGTCTTCCTGAAAAAGCGGACCCTGGTGGCGGTGGGGGCCTCCCTGTTGTTGGTGCTGCTGGGCGCTTTAAGCGCTAAACAGGCCTTTTTTTTCGTTAACTGGAACGTAATGGGCATTTTTGTGGGCACCCTGTTTTTGACCGACATCTTCCTGGAGAGCCGGGTACCAGCCTTTCTGGCCGAGCATATCGTCAACCGCTCGCCCAGCATCGCCTGGGCCATCATCGCCATCTGCGCCCTCTCCGGATTCATCTCCGCCTTCGTGGAGAACGTGGCCACCGTGCTGATCGTGGCCCCCATCGCCCTGGCCCTGGCTAAAAGGCTGAATATAAACCCCGTCAACATGCTGGTCGCCATCGCCATCTCCAGCAATCTGCAGGGCACGGCCACCCTGATCGGGGATCCGCCCAGCATGCTTTTGGGGGGCTATGCCAAAATGAATTTCTTCGATTTCTTTTTCTACCGCGGCAAGCCCAGCATCTTTTTTGCGGTGGAGTTGGGGGCATTGGCCTCGCTGCCGGTATTATATTATGTGTTCCGGAAGCACACCCAAAAAACGGTCCTGGTGGCCGAGGAGAAGGTTCTGTCCTGGATTCCTACTATTATGTTGACCGCCATGATCGTGGCTTTGGCCCTGTCCTCGTTCTTTGACGCTGGCTTTTCCTTCCTGGCCGGCATCATCTGCATGGCTTTCGGTATGGCCGCTTTCTGTTGGGATGTGCTCTGGAAAAAGGCCTCGGCCTGGCAAAAGATCAAGTCCCTGGACTGGGACACCACCGCCTTTCTGATGGCGGTTTTCGTGCTGGTGGGCGGGCTGATCGCCAACGGGTGGATAGAAACCATTTCGGGCTGTCTGGCCGGGCTGGTCGGCGGGAACATATTCCTGGGGTTCTTCGCCCTGGTCTTTTTGTCGGTGCTGATCTCGGCCTTCGTGGACAATGTGCCCTACCTGGCGGCCATGCTGCCGGTGGCCATCTCGCTTTCCAAGAGTTTGAACCTGGAGCCTTCGCTTTTATTGTTCGGCCTGCTGATCGGCGCCAGCCTGGGCGGAAACATCACTCCCATCGGGGCTTCGGCCAACATCGTGGCCTGCGGCATTCTTAAAAAAGAGGGTTACCATGTGTCCTTCCCCGGGTTCGTCAAAGTGGGCCTGCCCTTTACCCTGGCGGCAGTGGCTGCGGCCTCGGTTTTCGTCTGGCTGGTCTGGAGATAA